One Paroedura picta isolate Pp20150507F chromosome 3, Ppicta_v3.0, whole genome shotgun sequence genomic window carries:
- the NEUROD4 gene encoding neurogenic differentiation factor 4 isoform X1 yields the protein MSFSQGEGMAKPYAKSKEMAELISSQPWIDEALSSQDEMKEEDGRQAPYGILAGMNEDHDSIEEEEEEDDGGKPKRRGPKKKKMTKARLERFRARRVKANARERTRMHGLNDALDNLRRVMPCYSKTQKLSKIETLRLARNYIWALSEVLESGQTPEGKGFVDMLCKGLSQPTSNLVAGCLQLGPQSLFVEKAEEKNSPSDSVVPSHSFSYQSPGLPSPPYGTMETHVVHLKPPTFKSLVDPAFSNHHPDCTSPPYEGPLTPPLSISGNFSLKQDGSPDLEKSYSFMAHYPSVSLGSSHGHTSHFSTAMPRYDIPIDMTYDSYPHHVVGAQLNAIFSE from the coding sequence ATGTCGTTTTCCCAGGGAGAAGGGATGGCCAAGCCTTATGCCAAGTCCAAAGAGATGGCCGAGCTCATATCTTCCCAGCCGTGGATCGATGAAGCCCTGAGCTCCCAGGACGAGATGAAGGAGGAAGACGGCCGACAAGCCCCCTACGGCATCCTCGCCGGCATGAATGAAGATCACGACAGcattgaggaggaagaggaggaagatgacGGTGGGAAGCCAAAGAGAAGGGGGccgaagaagaaaaagatgaccAAGGCGAGGCTGGAGCGGTTCAGGGCCCGGAGGGTCAAGGCGAATGCCCGGGAGCGAACGCGAATGCATGGCCTCAACGACGCTCTGGACAACCTTCGGCGGGTGATGCCTTGCTACTCCAAAACGCAGAAGCTGTCCAAAATCGAGACCTTGAGACTAGCCAGGAACTACATTTGGGCTTTGTCTGAGGTTCTGGAGAGTGGGCAGACCCCTGAAGGGAAAGGGTTCGTGGACATGCTCTGCAAAGGTCTATCCCAACCCACCAGCAACCTGGTGGCCGGCTGTCTCCAGCTGGGACCTCAGTCTTTGTTTGTGGAGAAAGCCGAGGAGAAAAACTCCCCCTCTGACTCCGTGGTGCCCAGCCACAGTTTCTCCTACCAGTCCCCGGGGCTGCCCAGCCCGCCCTATGGAACCATGGAGACCCATGTGGTACATCTCAAGCCCCCCACGTTCAAAAGCCTGGTGGACCCTGCTTTCAGCAACCACCACCCAGACTGCACATCTCCTCCCTACGAGGGTCCCCTGACACCTCCACTGAGCATCAGTGggaacttctccctaaagcaagACGGGTCTCCAGATCTGGAGAAATCCTACAGCTTCATGGCCCACTACCCATCGGTCAGCCTGGGCAGCTCTCATGGGCACACCTCTCATTTCTCAACCGCCATGCCCAGGTATGACATCCCCATAGATATGACTTATGACTCTTACCCTCACCATGTGGTGGGAGCCCAACTCAATGCAATATTCAGCGAATAA
- the NEUROD4 gene encoding neurogenic differentiation factor 4 isoform X2: MAKPYAKSKEMAELISSQPWIDEALSSQDEMKEEDGRQAPYGILAGMNEDHDSIEEEEEEDDGGKPKRRGPKKKKMTKARLERFRARRVKANARERTRMHGLNDALDNLRRVMPCYSKTQKLSKIETLRLARNYIWALSEVLESGQTPEGKGFVDMLCKGLSQPTSNLVAGCLQLGPQSLFVEKAEEKNSPSDSVVPSHSFSYQSPGLPSPPYGTMETHVVHLKPPTFKSLVDPAFSNHHPDCTSPPYEGPLTPPLSISGNFSLKQDGSPDLEKSYSFMAHYPSVSLGSSHGHTSHFSTAMPRYDIPIDMTYDSYPHHVVGAQLNAIFSE, encoded by the coding sequence ATGGCCAAGCCTTATGCCAAGTCCAAAGAGATGGCCGAGCTCATATCTTCCCAGCCGTGGATCGATGAAGCCCTGAGCTCCCAGGACGAGATGAAGGAGGAAGACGGCCGACAAGCCCCCTACGGCATCCTCGCCGGCATGAATGAAGATCACGACAGcattgaggaggaagaggaggaagatgacGGTGGGAAGCCAAAGAGAAGGGGGccgaagaagaaaaagatgaccAAGGCGAGGCTGGAGCGGTTCAGGGCCCGGAGGGTCAAGGCGAATGCCCGGGAGCGAACGCGAATGCATGGCCTCAACGACGCTCTGGACAACCTTCGGCGGGTGATGCCTTGCTACTCCAAAACGCAGAAGCTGTCCAAAATCGAGACCTTGAGACTAGCCAGGAACTACATTTGGGCTTTGTCTGAGGTTCTGGAGAGTGGGCAGACCCCTGAAGGGAAAGGGTTCGTGGACATGCTCTGCAAAGGTCTATCCCAACCCACCAGCAACCTGGTGGCCGGCTGTCTCCAGCTGGGACCTCAGTCTTTGTTTGTGGAGAAAGCCGAGGAGAAAAACTCCCCCTCTGACTCCGTGGTGCCCAGCCACAGTTTCTCCTACCAGTCCCCGGGGCTGCCCAGCCCGCCCTATGGAACCATGGAGACCCATGTGGTACATCTCAAGCCCCCCACGTTCAAAAGCCTGGTGGACCCTGCTTTCAGCAACCACCACCCAGACTGCACATCTCCTCCCTACGAGGGTCCCCTGACACCTCCACTGAGCATCAGTGggaacttctccctaaagcaagACGGGTCTCCAGATCTGGAGAAATCCTACAGCTTCATGGCCCACTACCCATCGGTCAGCCTGGGCAGCTCTCATGGGCACACCTCTCATTTCTCAACCGCCATGCCCAGGTATGACATCCCCATAGATATGACTTATGACTCTTACCCTCACCATGTGGTGGGAGCCCAACTCAATGCAATATTCAGCGAATAA